A portion of the Stigmatopora argus isolate UIUO_Sarg chromosome 15, RoL_Sarg_1.0, whole genome shotgun sequence genome contains these proteins:
- the cln8 gene encoding protein CLN8 — protein sequence MDPGLQLPRTDATSRAMAENYPWDLRYQLIGLGFVFYASVFLLAHFLSILLFKTYNSLQAKEKVFWNLAATRAVFGIQSSVAGLRALTQDSQLNKDIGTGQEDWSWFTILTATGFFIFENVAFHTYSLLFRSLDLTLATHHFFALAGYGMAVMSDSSGHFLPIVVLLLEMSTPFTCISWMLLKAGWSCSPFWKANQWVMIHMFHCRMFITYYLWWVCYNNWGEISNHFPLVLRLTFFIGLALLTVIINPFWTYKKTMQLFNPVDWNFGNKPAPGTKPMEDQHNVVLKPHLN from the exons ATGGATCCTGGACTTCAGCTACCCCGTACTGATGCCACCTCCCGGGCCATGGCAGAAAACTATCCGTGGGATCTTCGATACCAACTTATTGGTCTTGGTTTTGTCTTCTATGCCTCTGTCTTCCTCCTGGCTCACTTCCTCTCAATATTACTCTTCAAAACGTACAACTCCCTGCAAGCCAAAGAGAAGGTTTTCTGGAACCTGGCAGCCACCCGTGCAGTGTTTGGAATCCAAAGTTCAGTAGCTGGTCTCAGAGCACTTACCCAAGACTCCCAGTTGAATAAAGACATCGGAACGGGGCAAGAAGACTGGTCGTGGTTCACTATCCTCACAGCCACAGGATTCTTCATCTTTGAAAATGTCGCATTCCACACCTACAGTTTGTTGTTTAGGTCACTTGACCTTACCCTGGCAACGCATCATTTCTTCGCCCTGGCAGGATACGGAATGGCCGTGATGTCAGATTCCAGCGGCCACTTTCTGCCAATAGTAGTCCTTCTACTGGAGATGAGCAcaccatttacatgtatatcGTGGATGTTATTGAAG GCTGGATGGTCCTGTAGTCCTTTTTGGAAAGCCAACCAATGGGTGATGATCCACATGTTTCATTGTCGCATGTTCATCACCTACTACCTTTGGTGGGTGTGTTATAACAATTGGGGAGAAATCAGCAACCACTTCCCCCTGGTCTTGCGCCTTACCTTTTTCATCGGACTAGCTCTACTCACCGTTATCATTAATCCATTTTGGACCTACAAGAAGACCATGCAACTGTTCAACCCCGTGGATTGGAACTTTGGAAACAAGCCGGCACCTGGAACAAAACCCATGGAGGATCAGCATAATGTTGTTTTAAAGCCGCATCTAAATTGA